In Brachypodium distachyon strain Bd21 chromosome 2, Brachypodium_distachyon_v3.0, whole genome shotgun sequence, one genomic interval encodes:
- the LOC100827570 gene encoding probable glutathione S-transferase GSTU6 isoform X1, with protein MATAGSGDELKVLGAWASPFLVRVLFALQLKGLRYEYVEVDLKEKNELLLASNPVHKKIPVLLHAGKPVCESQLIVQYIDEAFPASGPSFLPADTHARAVARFWGAYVDDKLLSSWKGIFATKDEEENAEAVRQTLAAADALEGAFRECSGEKLEWFGGDGVGYVDIVLGGLVPSMNVLELAVGIKVVDPDRTPLLAAWKDRFCALDAAKAAMPPLDRLLENAKKYLAEISFKTPASK; from the exons ATGGCGACGGCCGGATCTGGCGACGAGCTGAAGGTGCTGGGCGCGTGGGCGAGCCCGTTCTTGGTCCGGGTGTTGTTCGCGCTGCAGCTCAAGGGGCTGCGCTACGAGTACGTGGAGGTGGACCTCAAGGAGAAGAACGAGCTCCTCCTGGCCTCCAACCCCGTGCACAAGAAGATCCCCGTGCTCCTCCACGCCGGCAAGCCCGTCTGCGAGTCCCAGCTCATCGTGCAGTACATCGACGAGGccttccccgcctccggcccctccttcctccccgcTGACACccacgcccgcgccgtcgcccgctTCTGGGGCGCCTACGTTGACGACAAG CTGCTGAGCTCGTGGAAGGGGATCTTCGCGACcaaggacgaggaggagaacgCGGAGGCAGTGAGGCAGACGCTGGCTGCGGCGGACGCGCTGGAAGGGGCGTTCCGGGAGTGCTCCGGGGAGAAACTAGAGTGgttcggcggcgacggcgtcgggTACGTGGACATCGTGCTCGGTGGGTTGGTGCCGTCCATGAACGTGTTGGAGCTGGCGGTCGGGATCAAGGTCGTGGACCCCGACAGGAcgccgctgctggccgccTGGAAGGACCGCTTTTGCGCGCTCGACGCGGCCAAGGCTGCCATGCCGCCGCTCGACCGCTTGCTTGAGAATGCCAAGAAGTACTTGGCTGAAATTTCATTCAAGACCCCGGCGAGCAAGTGA
- the LOC100832770 gene encoding serine carboxypeptidase-like 18, producing MIARRLLCSSSCCCFFFLLSLVAVAPRATDAKLVASLPGFPGRLPFSLHTGYVEVEEGTELFYYFVESEARGEEVPFLLWLTGGDRCSVFSGLAYEIGPIRFVLEPYNGSLPRLKLNPNSWTKVAHILFVDSPVGAGFSFSRKPKGYEVGDVSSSLQIRDFLIKWFSDNPEYLGNPFYIGGDSYAGKLVPFIAHIISQGNEAGRSPRLNLKGYVVGNPSTGEIVDISSRVPYAHGVGIISDQLYETILEHCHGLDYIIPSNALCARALDTFNHLISEVQQAHILLDTCVYASAHTVPTADTRTEHSDGAGRRILVGNPPVRPPFGCITYGYYLSYFWANAAVTREALGIKEGSVDEWVRCHNGDLPYSLDLRSNIEYHRNVTANGGHRALVYSGDHDTLVPHLGTQAWIRSLGFPVVDEWRAWHLHGQSAGFTLTYSNNMTFATIKGGGHTAPEYEPERCFAMFSRWILNQPL from the exons ATGATTGCGCGGCGGCTgctctgcagcagcagctgctgctgcttcttcttcctgctgtccctcgtcgccgtcgccccgCGTGCCACCGATGCCAAGCTAGTGGCCAGCCTCCCCGGCTTCCCCGGCCGCCTCCCCTTCAGCCTCCACACTGG GTacgtggaggtggaggagggcACGGAGCTCTTCTACTACTTCGTCGAGTCGGAGGcccgcggcgaggaggtccCTTTCCTTCTCtggctcaccggcggcgaccgctGCTCCGTCTTCAGCGGCCTCGCCTACGAGATCG gTCCCATCAGATTCGTCCTAGAGCCATACAATGGCAGCTTGCCGCGCCTCAAGCTAAATCCAAACTCATGGACAAAG GTGGCACACATCCTGTTTGTAGATTCACCGGTTGGGGCTGGATTTTCCTTTTCCAGAAAACCCAAAGGCTACGAGGTTGGGGATGTATCGTCCTCCTTGCAGATCCGTGACTTCCTCATCAAGTGGTTCAGCGACAACCCCGAATACCTCGGAAATCCTTTCTACATCGGGGGAGACTCTTATGCTGGAAAGCTCGTACCGTTTATCGCACACATCATTTCACAAG GTAATGAAGCTGGAAGGAGTCCCCGCCTTAATCTTAAG GGCTATGTAGTCGGTAACCCATCGACCGGTGAAATCGTTGATATAAGCTCTAGAGTGCCATATGCTCATGGCGTTGGTATAATATCAGATCAGTTATATGAG ACGATATTGGAGCATTGCCATGGACTGGACTACATCATTCCTTCAAATGCACTTTGTGCCCGAGCACTGGATACTTTCAATCAT CTCATATCGGAAGTTCAGCAAGcccatattttgttggacacCTGCGTTTATGCATCCGCTCACACTGTACCAACAGCTGATACCAGGACCGAGCACTCGGATGGTGCAGGTAGGAGGATCCTAGTGGGAAATCCGCCGGTTCGTCCTCCATTCGGTTGTATC ACTTATGGGTATTACCTGTCGTATTTCTGGGCAAACGCGGCGGTGACACGGGAGGCTCTTGGGATCAAGGAGGGGAGCGTGGATGAGTGGGTCAGGTGCCACAACGGTGACCTGCCCTACTCCCTCGACCTCAGGAGCAACATCGAGTATCACCGGAACGTCACGGCCAACGGTGGACACCGTGCACTCGTGTACAGCGGCGACCACGACACGCTGGTGCCGCACCTCGGTACGCAGGCGTGGATCAGGTCGCTCGGTTTCCCTGTCGTCGACGAATGGAGGGCGTGGCATCTCCATGGCCAGTCTGCTGG ATTCACCTTGACTTActccaacaacatgacatttGCAACCATCAAG GGTGGCGGGCACACGGCGCCAGAGTACGAGCCCGAGAGGTGCTTCGCCATGTTCAGCCGTTGGATACTCAATCAGCCACTCTAG
- the LOC100827570 gene encoding probable glutathione S-transferase GSTU6 isoform X2, with protein sequence MATAGSGDELKVLGAWASPFLVRVLFALQLKGLRYEYVEVDLKEKNELLLASNPVHKKIPVLLHAGKPVCESQLIVQYIDEAFPASGPSFLPADTHARAVARFWGAYVDDKVLSAELVEGDLRDQGRGGERGGSEADAGCGGRAGRGVPGVLRGETRVVRRRRRRVRGHRARWVGAVHERVGAGGRDQGRGPRQDAAAGRLEGPLLRARRGQGCHAAARPLA encoded by the exons ATGGCGACGGCCGGATCTGGCGACGAGCTGAAGGTGCTGGGCGCGTGGGCGAGCCCGTTCTTGGTCCGGGTGTTGTTCGCGCTGCAGCTCAAGGGGCTGCGCTACGAGTACGTGGAGGTGGACCTCAAGGAGAAGAACGAGCTCCTCCTGGCCTCCAACCCCGTGCACAAGAAGATCCCCGTGCTCCTCCACGCCGGCAAGCCCGTCTGCGAGTCCCAGCTCATCGTGCAGTACATCGACGAGGccttccccgcctccggcccctccttcctccccgcTGACACccacgcccgcgccgtcgcccgctTCTGGGGCGCCTACGTTGACGACAAGGTATTAT CTGCTGAGCTCGTGGAAGGGGATCTTCGCGACcaaggacgaggaggagaacgCGGAGGCAGTGAGGCAGACGCTGGCTGCGGCGGACGCGCTGGAAGGGGCGTTCCGGGAGTGCTCCGGGGAGAAACTAGAGTGgttcggcggcgacggcgtcgggTACGTGGACATCGTGCTCGGTGGGTTGGTGCCGTCCATGAACGTGTTGGAGCTGGCGGTCGGGATCAAGGTCGTGGACCCCGACAGGAcgccgctgctggccgccTGGAAGGACCGCTTTTGCGCGCTCGACGCGGCCAAGGCTGCCATGCCGCCGCTCGACCGCTTGCTTGA
- the LOC100832455 gene encoding cytochrome P450 72A15, whose protein sequence is MVLGSGLLANATSVSWIQLLAVYGLPCLVLLWQLGRLLDSLWLQPRRLERELRSQGLRGTSYRFFTGDLREQGRMNKEAWSRPLPLRCHDIAPRVAPFLCGSVREHGRVSLSWFGPTPKVTIADPDLARRVLSDRSGHLEKPKFPALWKLLANGLSNHEGDKWARHRRLLNPAFHLEKIKCMIPEFSACCEELVSRWSESIGSDGWCELDVWPELQKLTGDAISRTAFGSSYLEGRKIFQLQTEQAERLVTNIRKILIPGYLSLPTKNNRRMYQINNEIESILRGLIGKRIQAMEGGESTKDDLLGLLLESNMRHTNENGKSSTGMTIEDVIEECKLFYFGGMETTSVLLTWIMVVLSMHPEWQDRAREEVLGLFGQDKPGYEGLNRLKTVTIIIYEVLRLYPPSIHLSRKTCREVEIGGVKYPAGVMIELSVLSMHRDINIWGDDAHQFKPERFAQGISKASKNPGAFLPFGWGPRICIGQNFALLEAKMALCMILQRFQFALASSYTHAPHTVVTLHPMHGAQIKLGLI, encoded by the exons ATGGTTCTTGGCAGCGGGCTGCTTGCAAATGCAACCTCGGTGTCATGGATCCAGCTGCTGGCCGTGTACGGTCTCCCGTGCCTGGTCCTCCTGTGGCAGCTGGGGCGGCTGCTGGACAGTCTATGGCTTCAGCCGCGCCGTCTGGAGCGCGAGCTGCGGTCGCAGGGGCTCCGCGGCACGTCCTACCGCTTCTTCACGGGCGACCTGAGAGAACAAGGCCGGATGAACAAGGAGGCCTGGTCGAGGCCCCTGCCGCTGCGGTGCCACGACATCGCGCCACGCGTCGCCCCTTTCCTCTGCGGCTCCGTCCGGGAGCACGGCAGGGTGAGCCTCTCCTGGTTCGGCCCGACGCCCAAGGTGACCATCGCCGACCCGGATCTCGCGAGGCGCGTGCTGTCCGACAGGTCCGGGCACTTGGAGAAGCCCAAGTTCCCGGCCCTGTGGAAGCTGCTCGCCAATGGCCTGTCCAACCACGAGGGCGACAAGTGGGCCAGGCACCGAAGGCTCCTCAACCCTGCCTTCCACCTCGAGAAGATCAAG TGCATGATTCCAGAGTTTTCTGCGTGCTGTGAAGAGCTGGTCAGCAGATGGTCGGAGTCCATCGGCTCCGATGGTTGGTGCGAACTGGATGTTTGGCCAGAGCTCCAGAAACTGACGGGAGATGCCATTTCTCGCACGGCATTCGGCAGCAGCTACCTAGAAGGAAGGAAGATATTCCAGCTGCAAACAGAGCAAGCCGAGCGCCTCGTGACAAACATTCGGAAGATTCTCATCCCCGGTTACCT ATCCTTGCCAACCAAAAACAACAGAAGGATGTACCAAATCAACAACGAGATCGAATCCATCCTACGAGGTCTCATTGGCAAAAGAATTCAAGCAATGGAAGGAGGCGAAAGCACCAAAGATGACTTGCTTGGCTTGTTGCTAGAGTCAAACATGAGGCACACAAATGAGAATGGTAAATCCAGCACGGGAATGACAATCGAAGACGTCATCGAGGAGTGCAAGCTGTTCTACTTCGGAGGAATGGAGACCACGTCGGTACTGCTCACATGGATCATGGTTGTTCTAAGCATGCATCCGGAGTGGCAGGACCGTGCAAGGGAGGAAGTATTGGGCCTGTTCGGACAAGACAAACCTGGATACGAAGGCCTAAACAGACTCAAAACG GTGACCATAATCATCTACGAGGTTCTTCGGTTGTACCCGCCAAGCATCCATTTGAGCCGGAAGACATGCAGGGAGGTGGAAATCGGAGGCGTAAAGTACCCCGCCGGCGTGATGATCGAGCTCTCCGTGCTCTCCATGCACCGGGACATAAACATTTGGGGCGATGACGCACACCAATTTAAGCCGGAGAGATTCGCGCAGGGGATCTCCAAGGCATCCAAGAATCCAGGCGCGTTTCTCCCTTTCGGTTGGGGCCCGAGGATCTGCATCGGCCAGAACTTCGCGCTTCTGGAGGCAAAGATGGCGCTTTGCATGATCCTTCAGCGCTTTCAGTTTGCACTTGCGTCGTCCTATACTCACGCGCCACATACTGTCGTGACGCTGCATCCGATGCATGGTGCACAGATTAAGCTTGGGCTCATATGA